A genomic region of Nostoc sp. UHCC 0702 contains the following coding sequences:
- a CDS encoding winged helix-turn-helix transcriptional regulator, with amino-acid sequence MDSLYTPTSDMIVAGFHALSEPLRLQVLELLREQELCVCDLCETLGVNQSKLSFHLKTLKEAGLVRSRQEGRWIYYSLNLAQFVVLEQYLSDYRRLTKILPARSCDNP; translated from the coding sequence ATGGATTCTCTCTACACTCCCACTTCCGATATGATCGTTGCTGGCTTTCATGCTCTTTCTGAGCCATTACGGCTGCAAGTTTTGGAACTGCTGCGAGAGCAAGAATTATGTGTGTGTGACTTGTGCGAGACTTTAGGGGTTAATCAGTCGAAACTGTCTTTTCACCTGAAAACTCTCAAAGAAGCTGGCTTAGTCCGATCGCGCCAAGAGGGACGCTGGATTTACTACAGCCTGAATTTGGCTCAATTCGTTGTCCTAGAGCAATATTTATCCGATTATCGCCGCCTAACTAAGATACTGCCTGCCCGCTCCTGTGACAATCCCTAA